A single window of Oryzias melastigma strain HK-1 unplaced genomic scaffold, ASM292280v2 sc02285, whole genome shotgun sequence DNA harbors:
- the LOC112140404 gene encoding GTPase IMAP family member 7-like: protein IHRYLIFFFLTQPGFSTFIRLDSCCKTNRVIVVAEPERRIVVLGKTGAGKSSLANNIFEEKLFEVNHSADSGTSKCKAESKSLNQRRIIFVDTPGFFDTGRSEEEMKREIVRCITECAPGPHVFLIVLKVEKYTDQEKEVVKKMTQYFSEEALKFTVVLFTHGDQLPEETTIEEFVKKSEDLNQLVEKCSGRCHVFDNKYWNNVHQEEYRSNSSQKKELFNTIDKIAEANNGGYYTSKMLQAVKEKIDKEEANLSADESSQKAKEVVVEKMIKGTSAVSLTTLLGMFLGGVMKVVRDGEPLESLGLE, encoded by the coding sequence ATTCAccgatatttaatttttttttttttaacacaaccAGGTTTTTCTACCTTCATCAGATTAGATAGTTGTTGTAAAACAAACCGTGTCATTGTTGTTGCAGAGCCAGAGAGAAGGATTGTGGTCTTGGGGAAAACTGGAGCTGGAAAGAGCAGCCTTGCAAACAACATCTTTGAGGAGAAGCTGTTTGAAGTCAACCATAGTGCAGATTCTGGAACAAGCAAATGTAAAGCAGAGTCTAAGTCTCTGAATCAAAGAAGGATCATATTTGTGGACACTCCAGGCTTCTTTGACACTGGTAGGTCTGAAGAGGAGATGAAGCGTGAGATTGTGAGGTGCATCACTGAGTGTGCTCCTGGTCCTCATGTGTTCCTCATCGTTCTCAAAGTGGAGAAGTACACAGACCAAGAGAAGgaagttgtgaaaaaaatgacccaATACTTCTCGGAAGAGGCTTTAAAGTTCACAGTGGTGCTCTTCACTCATGGTGACCAGCTGCCTGAAGAAACTACAATCGAGGAGTTCGTCAAAAAAAGTGAAGACCTGAATCAACTGGTGGAGAAATGTTCCGGCCGCTGCCACGTCTTTGATAACAAGTACTGGAATAATGTCCACCAAGAAGAATACAGGAGTAACAGTTCTCAAAAAAAGGAGCTCTTTAACACCATTGACAAGATTGCTGAGGCAAACAACGGAGGCTACTATACCAGTAAAATGCTTCAAGCAGTGaaggaaaaaatagataaagaggAGGCAAACCTTTCAGCAGATGAAAGCTCACAAAAGGCTAAAGAAGTTGTGGTTGAAAAGATGATAAAGGGAACTTCAGCAGTTAGCTTAACAACACTACTGGGGATGTTCTTGGGTGGAGTAATGAAAGTTGTGAGAGATGGGGAACCATTGGAGTCTCTTGGATTAGAATAG